One genomic region from Pagrus major chromosome 24, Pma_NU_1.0 encodes:
- the LOC141020355 gene encoding uncharacterized protein, giving the protein MPNSNNMVHQVVCNAACVSVFTPLPSYCFSGDPEFFQRVCTLISVRSREEAEQLASLLQLLGFTLQLTGELGWKTCRSVGRVLRLCGSDVDLVLTPRRMSVRGASLLFRHTTQLHSLRLSNGTALFLSQWVRRKRVACLLAVEELSLAPQTGRPSERVLLKVVSSLASLLRYWTVGRLDLTEFCVPAQSLIPLLLHDGPLTIKLSEKISQELLFLLHDIQDKD; this is encoded by the exons ATGCCAAATTCAAACAACATGGTCCATCAGGTGGTTTGTAATGCagcctgtgtttctgttttcactcctcTTCCATCATATTGTTTCAGTGGTGATCCAGAGTTCTTCCAGCGTGTGTGCACATTAATCTCTGTGAGATCCAGAGAGGAGGCCGAGCAGTtggcctctctgctgcagctcctgggCTTCACCCTGCAGCTAACAGGAGAGTTGGGCTGGAAAACCTGCAGGTCTGTGGGAAGAGTTCTCAGACTCTGTGGTTCTGATGTGGATCTCGTCCTCACACCCAGGAGGATGTCTGTCAGAGGAGCCTCCCTCCTCTttagacacacaacacaactgCACAGTCTGAG gctttccaatggtacggccttgtttctgtctcagtgGGTAAGAAGGAAGAGAGTGGCCTGTCTGTTGGCTGTTGAGGAGCTGTCTCTCGCCCCTCAGACAGGCCGACCATCAGAAAGAGTTCTGTTGAAGGTCGTCAGTAGTTTGGCGTCCCTGCTGAGATACTGGACAGTCGGCCGGTTGGACCTGACTGAGTTCTGTGTCCCTGCTCAGAGTCTCATTCCACTGCTGCTTCATGATGGTCCTCTAACAATCAA ACTGAGTGAGAAGATTTCCCAggagctcctcttcctcctccacgaCATCCAGGACAAGGATTGA
- the LOC140991937 gene encoding uncharacterized protein, translating to MAHLQSLHVDRNLLLKFIHCCAASDAQQGAAVSLLRTLQHRLDLSCSSCVALPQEGQSETLSLTDEDCRAVSTILRRSSQDTQLNLQDCEVEDSGLDLLLPVLDRVLPSIAFLASPPVLSRDANTGDCDRLNNQLFALILLFGASKTVVLQLLSLVPVNSDGDTVRRAVSLCGALGGELDLSHTTLDQRACGAVAQLLDVSEGLTELDLSHCELTDQLLLTLLTHLHKVRVLDLSHNKITDASTDMLLELVSINPSIDAVRLFRNNIEDRTPFKKDERFDI from the exons ATGGCACATCTCCAATCATTACA TGTTGACAGAAATCTGCTGCTGAAGTTCATCCACTGCTGTGCTGCCTCTGACgcccagcagggggcagcagtcAGCCTGCTCAGGACTCTGCAGCACAGGCTGGATctgtcctgctcctcctgtgtGGCGCTGCCACAGGAGGGTCAGAGTGAGACTCTCAGTCTGACTGATGAGGACTGCAGGGCCGTCTCCACCATCCTGAGACGCAGCAGCCAGGACACTCAGCTCAACCTGCAGGACTGTGAGGTGGAGGACAGCGGACTGgacctgctgcttcctgtcctGGACAGAGTCCTCCCCAG CATCGCATTTCTGGCTTCTCCTCCGGTGCTTAGTCGCGATGCCAATACAGGTGATTGTGACCG cctcaacaatcagctctttgCTCTGATCCTCCTGTTTGGAGCCAGTAAGACGGtcgtcctccagctgctgtccCTGGTTCCTGTGAACAGTGAcggagacacagtgagacgggcagtgtctctgtgtggagCCCTGGGTGGAGAGCTGGACCTCAGTCACACCACACTGGATCAGAGGGCCTGTGGAGCTGTGGCTCAGCTGCTGGACGTCTCTGAAGGACTgacagaactggacctgagtcaCTGTGAGCTCACTGAccagctgctgctcacactCCTCACACATCTGCACAAAGTACGAGTCCTGGA TCTGAGTCACAATAAGATCACTGATGCTTCAACTGACATGTTACTTGAACTGGTCTCCATCAACCCGTCCATCGACGCTGTGCG ACTCTTCAGGAACAACATCGAGGACAGAACTCCTTTTAAGAAAGACGAGCGGTTTGATATCTGA
- the LOC140992357 gene encoding uncharacterized protein, translating to MTGVMGLEMNTMVETVAMEETVAMEETVAMVETVAMVETVAMEETVAMVETVAMVETVAMVETVAMVETPGDKITIKMITRGDAALTTMTTTRGDAALTVMTTTIGDAALTVMTTTTGTETAPIAVMTVTRDVTTALAVVMAVAVGVVVTVGAAKMTGTVADVKSMVASMGVVMVVVMGVVMGVVTGRRVNTGSRPTEHRTSSEALPATYSMKPAFKEMLFDLALVASCEGSLHVNLSAAKLTGWLLGICINKIVNILYCVSRSGEE from the exons ATGACGGGAGTCATGGGCCTGGAGATGAACACCATGGTGGAGACGGTCGCCATGGAGGAGACAGTCGCCATGGAGGAGACAGTCGCCATGGTGGAGACAGTCGCCATGGTGGAGACAGTCGCCATGGAGGAGACAGTCGCCATGGTGGAGACAGTCGCCATGGTGGAGACAGTCGCCATGGTGGAGACAGTCGCCATGGTGGAGACACCAGGGGACAAGATCACTATCAAGATGATCACCAGAGGAGACGCAGCCCTGACCACGATGACGACCACCAGAGGAGACGCAGCCCTGACCGTGATGACGACCACCATAGGAGACGCAGCCCTGACCGTGATGACGACCACCACAGGGACAGAGACAGCCCCAATCGCTGTGATGACCGTGACCAGAGACGTGACCACAGCCCTCGCCGTCGTCATGGCAGTGGCAGTGGGGGTGGTAGTGACAGTGGGAGCAGCGAAGATGACGGGCACGGTGGCCGACGTAAAAAGCATGGTCGCAAGCATGGGCGTGGTCATGGTCGTGGTCATGGGCGTGGTCATGGGCGTGGTCACTGGTAGACGGGTAAATACAG GCAGCCGCCCCACTGAGCACCGTACCTCCTCTGAAGCTCTACCTGCCACTTACTCCATGAAACCAGCTTTTAAAGAAATGCTCTTTGATTTGGCTTTGGTTGCTTCCTGTGAAGGGAGCTTGCATGTAAACCTGTCTGCAGCCAAGCTGACAGGATGGCTGCTTGGAATCTGCATAAACAAAATAGTTAACATACTGTACTGCGTCAGCAGGAGTGGAGAGGAGTGA
- the LOC140991938 gene encoding ADP-ribosylation factor-like protein 4C, producing MGNSFSNLAAFTSLHIVMLGLDSAGKTTVLYRLKFNEFVNTVPTIGFNTERIRLGGAGASRGISCHFWDVGGQEKLRPLWKPYSRCTDGIVYVVDSVDAERLEEARTELHKITRFSENQGTPLLVIANKQDLPRALDVGEIERQLALAELSPSTPYHVQPACAIIGEGLDEGMDKLYEMIVKRRKSLKQKKKRRE from the coding sequence ATGGGGAACAGCTTCTCCAACCTGGCCGCCTTCACGTCCCTGCACATCGTCATGCTCGGTTTGGACTCTGCGGGGAAAACCACCGTGCTGTACCGGCTGAAATTCAACGAGTTCGTCAACACGGTGCCCACCATCGGCTTCAACACGGAGCGGATCCGTCTGGGCGGCGCGGGGGCCTCCAGGGGCATCAGCTGCCACTTCTGGGACGTCGGGGGCCAGGAGAAGCTGCGGCCGCTGTGGAAGCCCTACAGCCGCTGCACGGACGGCATCGTGTACGTGGTGGACTCGGTGGACGCGGAGCGGCTGGAGGAGGCCCGCACCGAGCTGCACAAGATCACCCGCTTCTCCGAGAACCAGGGGACCCCGCTGCTGGTCATCGCCAACAAGCAGGACCTGCCCCGGGCGCTGGATGTCGGGGAGATCGAGAGGCAGCTGGCTCTGGCCGAGCTGAGCCCCTCCACCCCGTATCACGTCCAGCCGGCCTGCGCCATCATAGGAGAGGGGCTGGATGAGGGCATGGACAAGCTGTATGAGATGAtagtgaagaggaggaagtcactgaagcagaagaagaagaggagggagtaA